One stretch of Capillibacterium thermochitinicola DNA includes these proteins:
- a CDS encoding YdeI/OmpD-associated family protein, with product MDTSRLKRKINPMPKDVEERLVGENLMEAYRKRPPYQQNDYLGWILQAKKPETREKRIAQMLEELRSGDKYMGMDYRAKR from the coding sequence ATGGACACTTCCCGGTTGAAACGGAAAATCAATCCAATGCCGAAAGATGTGGAGGAGCGGCTGGTCGGGGAAAATTTGATGGAGGCCTACCGAAAGAGGCCTCCGTACCAGCAAAATGATTATTTGGGCTGGATCTTACAGGCGAAGAAACCGGAGACAAGAGAAAAACGTATTGCGCAGATGCTTGAAGAGTTGCGAAGCGGCGATAAATATATGGGCATGGACTACCGGGCAAAACGCTAA
- a CDS encoding GGDEF domain-containing protein: MAFRNYPAYFHKRIIDSGIFLFIGIIIQVVFPQYHTTWITTAFYLVLYYALSCEMSSLLDGLTGLLNRTAFNREIEHLKLSSKQNMVIYMIDVNDFKGINDTKGHTSGDYYLKEIGKILETVFSFNAKIYRFGGDEFSVILSRKPGDSMDYADKLVSLIKNRQGEDPDFPSVAVGCSNFEAGENAWETINMADNNMYKNKRAKGNRD, encoded by the coding sequence TTGGCTTTCCGCAACTATCCGGCGTATTTTCATAAAAGGATTATCGACAGTGGCATCTTCTTGTTCATTGGAATCATAATTCAGGTTGTTTTCCCCCAATATCACACGACTTGGATCACCACCGCATTCTACCTGGTTTTGTATTACGCCCTTTCCTGTGAAATGAGCAGTTTGCTCGATGGGTTAACGGGACTACTCAACAGGACGGCTTTTAACAGGGAAATAGAGCATTTAAAGCTATCTTCCAAGCAAAACATGGTCATTTATATGATTGACGTCAATGATTTTAAGGGCATTAATGACACCAAAGGGCATACCTCTGGTGATTACTATCTGAAGGAAATCGGAAAGATTTTAGAAACGGTATTTTCCTTTAATGCAAAGATCTATCGTTTTGGTGGAGATGAGTTCAGTGTAATTCTTTCAAGGAAACCCGGTGACAGTATGGACTATGCCGACAAATTGGTTTCATTAATCAAGAACAGGCAAGGTGAGGATCCCGATTTTCCAAGTGTGGCGGTGGGATGTTCCAATTTTGAAGCCGGGGAGAATGCCTGGGAGACGATTAATATGGCGGATAATAATATGTACAAAAATAAGCGGGCGAAGGGGAATAGGGATTAA
- a CDS encoding GyrI-like domain-containing protein, translated as MSEKVFDYKKEYKDLYMPKQQPALIEVPPMNFLMVDGSGDPNNNPAFQQATELLYGLSYTIKMSKKKGRQPEGYFEYVVPPLEGLWWIEEGSFSFEQRDNWKWTLMIRQPEFVNEELVQWATEELRRKKPELAPEKARFATFDEGLCVQIMHIGPYATEPETMKKVEAFLLEHGLRDRLTDGGKHHEIYLSDPRKARPETMKTVLRHPVAKA; from the coding sequence GTGAGTGAAAAAGTATTCGATTATAAAAAGGAATACAAGGATTTATATATGCCGAAGCAGCAGCCGGCTTTAATTGAGGTACCGCCCATGAACTTTCTGATGGTGGACGGCAGCGGCGACCCCAACAACAACCCCGCCTTCCAGCAGGCAACCGAGTTGTTGTACGGACTCTCCTATACCATCAAGATGAGCAAGAAAAAAGGGCGGCAGCCGGAGGGGTATTTTGAATATGTGGTTCCGCCCCTCGAGGGGTTATGGTGGATTGAGGAAGGCAGTTTTTCCTTTGAACAAAGGGATAACTGGAAGTGGACCTTGATGATCCGCCAGCCGGAATTTGTCAATGAAGAGCTGGTCCAATGGGCAACCGAGGAATTGAGAAGGAAGAAGCCGGAGTTGGCGCCTGAAAAGGCTCGCTTTGCCACTTTTGACGAAGGCTTGTGTGTGCAGATTATGCACATCGGGCCTTATGCCACCGAGCCGGAGACGATGAAAAAAGTGGAGGCCTTTCTCTTAGAGCACGGATTAAGGGACCGGTTGACCGACGGTGGCAAGCATCACGAGATTTACCTTTCCGATCCGCGCAAAGCAAGGCCCGAAACCATGAAAACGGTACTCAGGCATCCGGTGGCCAAAGCTTGA